In Gordonia phthalatica, one genomic interval encodes:
- the alaS gene encoding alanine--tRNA ligase gives MQTHEIRKRFLDHFIRAGHTEVPSASLILDDPNLLFVNAGMVPFKPYFLGDQTPPFERATSVQKCVRTLDIEEVGITTRHNTFFQMAGNFSFGDYFKREAITFAWKLLTDSVEDGGYGMDPTKLWPTVYLDDDEAESIWRDEIGVPAERIQRRGMADNYWSMGVPGPCGPCSEIFYDRGPEYGVEGGPEADEDRYIEIWNLVFMQNERGEGTTKDDYEILGPLPKKNIDTGMGIERVACLLQGVDNVYETDLMKPIIDLTAEIAGRGYAAGNHDDDVRFRVVADHARTAVMLIGDGVVPSNDGRGYVLRRLLRRIVRSVRLLGGHQAMERVITAVIDLMTPSYPELAEQRAHILSVAVAEETTFSRTLESGSKLFSEAADATKQAGSTSISGTDAFTLHDTYGFPIDLTLEMASEAGLSVDRDGFAELMNEQRQRAKADARARKSAHADHHVYREFLDRGPTEFTGFTELVSEARVLGLVSDGERVRSAAPGAELELILDRSPLYAESGGQMADHGTITTSDGVRLRVNDVQKVGKKVWLHKVVVDEGEIVEGDQVLAAVDAGWRHGATQGHSGTHMIHAALRQVLGPTATQAGSLNRPGYLRFDFHSGTGLTESQRTEIEQIANEAVEANYTVNTFETDLTKAKAMGAMALFGENYGDQVRVVEIGGPFSMELCGGTHVASSAQIGPITVIGESSVGSGTRRVEAYVGMDSFRYLSRERALMAGLAASLKVPSEDVPDRVEQLVHKLKEAEKAVESLRAEQARAAVAGLIDEGVTVGDTLVVAARVGDGVDANGLRSLVTDLRGRVADRNAVIALFSAGDGKVPFAVGTTDAARGAGIKAGDLVREVAPLVSGRGGGKPDLAQGSGTDAAGIDGALARLREVIGAR, from the coding sequence TGTTCGTCAACGCGGGCATGGTGCCTTTCAAGCCGTACTTCCTCGGCGACCAGACACCGCCGTTCGAGCGGGCGACCAGCGTGCAGAAGTGCGTGCGCACCCTCGACATCGAAGAGGTGGGCATCACCACCCGCCACAACACGTTCTTCCAGATGGCGGGCAACTTCTCGTTCGGCGACTACTTCAAGCGCGAGGCCATCACCTTCGCGTGGAAGCTGCTGACCGACTCCGTCGAGGACGGCGGCTACGGGATGGATCCGACCAAGCTGTGGCCGACCGTCTACCTGGACGACGACGAGGCCGAGAGCATCTGGCGCGACGAGATCGGCGTGCCCGCCGAACGCATCCAGCGGCGCGGCATGGCCGACAACTACTGGTCGATGGGTGTCCCCGGCCCCTGCGGTCCGTGCTCGGAGATCTTCTACGACCGCGGCCCGGAGTACGGCGTCGAGGGCGGGCCGGAGGCCGACGAGGACCGATACATCGAGATCTGGAACCTCGTGTTCATGCAGAACGAGCGTGGCGAGGGCACCACCAAGGACGACTACGAGATCCTCGGCCCGCTGCCGAAGAAGAACATCGACACGGGCATGGGCATCGAGCGCGTCGCCTGCCTGCTGCAGGGCGTCGACAACGTCTACGAGACCGACCTGATGAAGCCGATCATCGACCTCACGGCCGAGATCGCCGGCCGCGGCTACGCGGCGGGCAACCACGACGACGACGTCCGGTTCCGCGTCGTCGCCGACCACGCGCGCACCGCCGTCATGCTGATCGGCGACGGCGTGGTGCCGTCCAACGACGGCCGCGGCTACGTCCTGCGCCGCCTGCTGCGCCGCATCGTGCGCTCCGTCCGTCTTCTCGGTGGACACCAGGCGATGGAGCGGGTCATCACCGCGGTCATCGATCTGATGACCCCGTCGTACCCCGAGCTCGCCGAGCAGCGCGCCCACATCCTGTCGGTCGCCGTCGCCGAGGAGACCACCTTCTCGCGGACCCTGGAGTCCGGTTCCAAGCTGTTCTCCGAGGCCGCCGACGCCACCAAGCAGGCCGGCAGCACGTCGATCAGCGGCACCGACGCCTTCACCCTCCACGACACCTACGGGTTCCCGATCGACCTCACGCTGGAGATGGCGTCCGAGGCCGGCCTGTCCGTCGATCGCGACGGTTTCGCCGAGCTGATGAACGAGCAGCGCCAGCGCGCCAAGGCTGATGCCCGCGCCCGCAAGTCGGCGCACGCCGACCACCACGTGTACCGCGAGTTCCTCGATCGTGGACCCACCGAGTTCACCGGCTTCACCGAGCTGGTGTCCGAGGCTCGGGTCTTGGGCCTGGTGTCCGACGGCGAGCGCGTCCGGTCGGCCGCACCCGGCGCCGAACTGGAACTGATCCTGGATCGCAGCCCGCTGTACGCCGAGTCCGGCGGCCAGATGGCCGACCACGGCACCATCACCACCAGCGACGGTGTGCGTCTTCGCGTCAACGACGTCCAGAAGGTGGGCAAGAAGGTCTGGCTGCACAAGGTGGTCGTCGACGAGGGCGAGATCGTCGAGGGCGACCAGGTCCTCGCAGCAGTCGACGCCGGCTGGCGTCACGGTGCGACGCAGGGCCACTCGGGCACTCACATGATCCACGCCGCCCTCCGCCAGGTCCTCGGACCCACCGCCACCCAGGCCGGTTCGCTGAACCGCCCCGGCTATCTGCGCTTCGACTTCCATTCCGGCACCGGTCTCACCGAGTCCCAGCGCACCGAGATCGAGCAGATCGCCAACGAGGCCGTGGAGGCCAACTACACGGTCAACACCTTCGAGACCGACCTCACCAAGGCCAAGGCCATGGGCGCCATGGCGCTGTTCGGCGAGAACTACGGTGACCAGGTGCGCGTCGTCGAGATCGGCGGACCGTTCTCGATGGAGCTGTGCGGCGGCACCCACGTCGCGAGCTCGGCGCAGATCGGCCCGATCACGGTGATCGGCGAGTCGTCCGTCGGCTCCGGCACTCGGCGCGTCGAGGCCTACGTCGGCATGGACTCGTTCCGCTACCTCTCGCGCGAGCGGGCCCTGATGGCAGGACTCGCCGCATCGCTGAAGGTGCCGTCCGAAGACGTTCCCGACCGCGTCGAGCAGCTGGTCCACAAGCTGAAGGAGGCGGAGAAGGCCGTCGAGTCGCTGCGCGCCGAGCAGGCGCGCGCGGCCGTCGCCGGGCTGATCGACGAGGGCGTCACCGTGGGCGACACCCTGGTGGTGGCGGCACGGGTGGGCGACGGCGTCGACGCCAACGGTCTGCGCAGCCTGGTGACCGATCTGCGCGGTCGCGTCGCCGATCGCAACGCGGTGATCGCGCTGTTCTCCGCAGGCGACGGCAAGGTCCCGTTCGCCGTCGGCACCACCGATGCGGCCCGCGGCGCAGGCATCAAGGCCGGCGACCTGGTCCGCGAGGTGGCCCCGCTGGTCTCCGGCCGGGGCG